In one Bacillus sp. PK3_68 genomic region, the following are encoded:
- the leuB gene encoding 3-isopropylmalate dehydrogenase produces the protein MKKNIAVLPGDGVGREVVKGATAVLEAVGQRFGHEFEFEYANIGGAAIDESNNPLPNETLELCKQSDAVFLGAVGGPKWDNLPSHIRPERGLLAIRKELGLFANLRPVIGFHSLLHSSPLKPEIAENVNLMIVRELTGGLYFGKPSERRGTNQDSVVDTLQYTRAEIERIVDKAFELAVIRNKKLTSVDKANVLESSRMWREIVNEKAALYPQVEVEHMYVDAAAMKLISRPKDFDVVVTENLFGDILSDEASMITGSLGMLPSASLTEDGFGLYEPVHGSAPDIAGFNKANPMAMILSAALMLKYSFNLREEAESIEQAVQEVLNAGYRTPDLQAAGSTVVGTEQMIKIIVQHVEEGSAISSIMGAYM, from the coding sequence GTGAAAAAGAACATTGCAGTATTGCCTGGAGACGGAGTCGGCCGGGAAGTGGTGAAAGGGGCCACTGCCGTGTTAGAAGCAGTCGGTCAAAGATTTGGCCATGAATTTGAATTTGAATATGCGAACATTGGCGGTGCAGCCATCGATGAATCAAATAATCCTCTCCCAAATGAAACATTGGAGCTTTGTAAGCAAAGTGATGCCGTATTTTTGGGAGCGGTAGGAGGGCCAAAGTGGGATAACTTGCCTTCTCATATACGTCCGGAGCGTGGATTGCTCGCAATCCGCAAAGAGCTTGGTTTGTTCGCTAATCTTCGCCCGGTTATTGGCTTCCACAGCTTGCTGCACTCTTCACCACTCAAGCCCGAAATTGCAGAAAATGTGAACTTGATGATTGTACGTGAGCTGACTGGCGGATTATATTTTGGAAAGCCAAGCGAACGGCGCGGGACGAATCAAGATTCCGTTGTTGATACGCTGCAATATACAAGAGCAGAAATTGAGCGAATTGTAGACAAAGCGTTTGAGCTTGCTGTGATCCGCAACAAAAAACTTACTTCCGTCGACAAAGCGAATGTACTGGAATCAAGCCGGATGTGGCGTGAGATCGTTAATGAAAAAGCCGCTTTGTATCCGCAGGTAGAAGTAGAACATATGTATGTTGACGCTGCGGCGATGAAGTTGATCAGCCGTCCGAAAGATTTTGATGTGGTAGTAACGGAAAATTTATTTGGCGATATTTTAAGTGACGAAGCTTCTATGATCACTGGCTCACTTGGAATGCTGCCATCAGCGAGCTTGACGGAAGACGGCTTTGGCTTGTACGAGCCAGTTCATGGTTCGGCGCCTGATATTGCCGGCTTTAATAAAGCTAATCCAATGGCAATGATTCTTTCAGCAGCTTTAATGCTGAAGTACTCATTCAATTTGCGTGAAGAAGCAGAATCAATTGAGCAGGCAGTTCAAGAAGTATTGAATGCCGGTTACCGGACGCCTGACCTTCAAGCTGCTGGAAGCACAGTTGTGGGCACAGAACAAATGATTAAGATTATTGTTCAGCATGTAGAAGAAGGTTCAGCTATTTCTTCGATTATGGGCGCTTATATGTAA
- a CDS encoding coproporphyrinogen III oxidase — translation MIVLIYIKGLEDERFVRPLQLIANLFFEETEICMNEHPDQELVVKIDLTYEKEQIVSSAVLLAGKQEYRASYGKAVTADDEKERFKQVKNIVSHVFLHVLQDYTKITQKWGILTGMRPTKLLHKQHQAGVLAEESRRKLQEEYMITEEKVQLMERILDRQLTMVPDLYKVKDEVSIYIGIPFCPTKCAYCTFPAYAIQGKQGRVSSFLSGLHYEMEQIGRWLREKGVKITTVYYGGGTPTAITAEEMDELYELMYDVFPDVHNIREITVEAGRPDTITPEKLDVLKKWNIDRISINPQSYTQETLKAIGRHHTVEETIDKYHLAREHGMNNINMDLIIGLPGEGTAEFAHSLAETEKLMPESLTVHTLSFKRASEMTLNKDKYKVADRTEVEKMMNMAEEWTEEHDYVPYYLYRQKNILGNLENVGYSKPGQESIYNIMIMEEVQTIIGIGCGAASKFIDRETGKIEHFANPKDPKTYNERFAEYTEKKINKLDKLFS, via the coding sequence ATGATCGTGTTAATTTATATAAAAGGATTGGAAGATGAACGCTTTGTACGTCCACTTCAATTGATCGCTAACTTATTTTTTGAGGAAACAGAAATTTGTATGAATGAGCACCCTGATCAGGAACTCGTTGTTAAAATTGATTTGACCTACGAGAAGGAACAAATTGTTTCCTCAGCAGTTTTGCTAGCAGGCAAGCAAGAATACCGAGCAAGCTACGGGAAGGCTGTAACAGCTGATGATGAGAAGGAGCGTTTTAAGCAAGTAAAGAATATCGTCTCTCATGTGTTTCTCCATGTGCTTCAGGACTATACGAAAATCACACAAAAATGGGGCATTTTAACAGGGATGAGACCGACAAAGCTGCTTCATAAGCAACACCAGGCTGGCGTACTGGCAGAAGAATCGCGCCGAAAGCTTCAAGAAGAATATATGATTACTGAAGAGAAAGTTCAATTAATGGAGAGAATCCTCGACCGTCAGCTTACGATGGTTCCAGACTTATATAAGGTAAAAGATGAAGTCAGCATTTATATTGGCATTCCATTTTGCCCGACAAAATGTGCCTATTGTACGTTTCCGGCCTATGCCATTCAAGGAAAGCAGGGGAGAGTATCCTCTTTTTTGAGCGGGCTTCATTATGAAATGGAGCAGATTGGTCGATGGCTGCGAGAGAAAGGCGTTAAAATTACCACTGTTTATTATGGCGGGGGGACACCAACAGCTATTACGGCAGAGGAAATGGATGAGTTATATGAATTGATGTATGATGTGTTTCCGGACGTGCATAACATCCGGGAAATCACAGTAGAGGCGGGGCGTCCAGACACGATTACTCCGGAAAAATTGGACGTATTGAAAAAATGGAACATTGATCGCATTAGTATTAACCCGCAATCCTACACTCAAGAAACATTAAAAGCCATTGGCCGTCACCATACTGTCGAAGAAACGATTGATAAGTACCATCTGGCAAGAGAGCACGGGATGAACAATATAAACATGGACTTAATCATCGGTCTTCCTGGAGAAGGCACCGCTGAGTTCGCACATTCTCTTGCTGAAACAGAAAAGCTGATGCCAGAATCTTTAACCGTTCATACCCTTTCATTTAAACGTGCTTCTGAAATGACGCTTAATAAAGATAAGTACAAAGTGGCAGATCGCACAGAAGTAGAAAAAATGATGAATATGGCAGAGGAATGGACGGAGGAACATGACTATGTTCCTTACTACTTGTACCGTCAAAAAAATATTCTTGGGAATTTGGAGAATGTTGGCTATTCAAAGCCGGGGCAGGAAAGCATTTATAATATTATGATCATGGAAGAAGTACAAACCATTATTGGTATCGGATGCGGAGCAGCGAGCAAGTTTATTGACCGGGAGACAGGGAAGATTGAACACTTTGCAAATCCCAAAGATCCTAAAACCTATAATGAACGTTTTGCAGAGTACACGGAAAAGAAAATTAATAAATTGGATAAATTATTTTCATAA
- a CDS encoding metal-sensitive transcriptional regulator, which yields MEYNRDIKNRLSRIEGQIRGVIKMMEEDKHCKEVVTQLSAIRSAVDRSIGLVVAKNLESCIREANENGQNAEEAIQEAVNMIVKSR from the coding sequence ATGGAATACAACCGCGATATAAAAAATCGTCTCAGCCGAATTGAAGGACAAATAAGAGGCGTGATCAAAATGATGGAAGAAGATAAGCATTGCAAAGAAGTGGTTACTCAACTGTCGGCTATCCGCTCAGCTGTAGATCGTTCCATCGGATTGGTTGTTGCCAAAAACTTAGAAAGCTGTATTAGAGAAGCAAACGAGAATGGGCAAAATGCAGAAGAAGCGATTCAAGAAGCTGTTAATATGATCGTAAAAAGCAGATAA
- the fumC gene encoding class II fumarate hydratase: MEFRIERDTLGEMKVPSDKYWGAQTQRSKENFPIGTERMPIEVTHAFAQLKKAAAIANGQLGKLPDEKKEAIVDACDEIIQGKWDTHFPLVVWQTGSGTQSNMNVNEVVARRGSEIAGKEHFIHPNDDVNMSQSSNDTFPTAMHIAAYHETEQHLKPALKQFRKTLEQKEKQYMDLIKIGRTHLQDATPLTLGQEISGWRAMIDRSMEMIEQSQQYLLNLAIGGTAVGTGINADPSFGGKVAEQLEKQMGYPFQSSPNKFHALTSHDELVYFHGALKALAADMMKIANDVRWLASGPRSGIGELTIPANEPGSSIMPGKVNPTQSEAITMVAAQIFGNDATIGFAASQGNFELNVFKPVIIYNTLQSIRLLADGIQSFDQRCASGLEANREVIQQLMERSLMLVTALNPHIGYEKAAEIAKLAHKKGLTLKEAAIETGYLTAEQYDEWIDPAKMVNL, from the coding sequence GTGGAATTTAGAATAGAACGCGACACACTTGGTGAAATGAAGGTGCCATCTGATAAATATTGGGGAGCACAAACACAGCGCAGCAAAGAGAATTTCCCAATAGGAACTGAAAGAATGCCGATTGAAGTAACACATGCATTTGCCCAGCTGAAGAAAGCTGCCGCTATCGCTAATGGGCAGCTAGGAAAGCTACCTGACGAAAAAAAAGAAGCGATTGTCGATGCTTGTGATGAAATTATCCAGGGCAAGTGGGATACACATTTCCCGCTCGTTGTCTGGCAGACAGGAAGCGGCACACAGTCTAATATGAATGTGAACGAAGTAGTCGCCAGAAGAGGAAGTGAAATTGCTGGAAAAGAGCATTTCATCCATCCGAATGACGATGTGAATATGTCGCAAAGCTCTAATGATACATTCCCAACGGCTATGCACATCGCTGCTTACCATGAGACAGAGCAACACCTTAAGCCAGCGCTCAAACAGTTTAGGAAAACACTTGAGCAGAAAGAAAAGCAATATATGGATTTAATTAAAATAGGACGTACTCATTTACAAGACGCAACCCCGTTAACACTCGGTCAAGAAATCTCTGGCTGGCGTGCGATGATTGATCGCAGCATGGAAATGATTGAGCAGTCACAGCAGTACTTGCTTAACTTGGCAATTGGCGGTACAGCAGTAGGCACAGGGATCAATGCGGATCCTTCATTCGGCGGCAAAGTAGCTGAACAGCTTGAAAAGCAAATGGGATATCCATTCCAATCATCGCCAAATAAGTTTCACGCGCTTACGAGTCATGATGAGCTTGTTTATTTTCACGGAGCATTAAAGGCTCTGGCAGCCGATATGATGAAAATTGCCAATGATGTACGCTGGCTCGCAAGCGGTCCGCGCAGCGGCATTGGAGAGCTTACTATTCCGGCTAATGAACCGGGCAGCTCGATAATGCCAGGAAAAGTGAATCCGACACAGAGCGAGGCAATCACCATGGTAGCTGCCCAAATATTTGGCAATGATGCTACTATAGGGTTTGCTGCCAGCCAAGGGAATTTTGAGCTCAATGTTTTCAAACCAGTGATCATCTATAATACACTACAATCCATTCGGCTTCTTGCTGACGGTATTCAGTCGTTTGATCAACGATGTGCGTCTGGACTCGAAGCGAACAGGGAAGTGATTCAGCAGCTAATGGAACGGTCACTGATGTTAGTGACAGCCCTTAATCCGCATATTGGCTATGAAAAAGCTGCAGAGATTGCTAAGCTGGCACATAAAAAAGGATTAACCCTAAAAGAAGCGGCTATTGAAACAGGGTATTTAACGGCCGAGCAGTATGACGAATGGATTGATCCTGCTAAAATGGTCAATCTATAA
- a CDS encoding HAD hydrolase family protein has product MAYRLLAINIDAFAGQNKGRITRSTKDAIHYARKKKVSVCFYSNRELPFVKKTAKSLIPESCLIAHNGAYIASELDKPVYIQRVNEESTHEMVQFLESFDCRITLSTEKFSVSNKGRMPATLVKRSMWQRTQKFLYSQYFVNSLSDHLFEEPISPLSIQVTFFKFGERDEVWQALKNMFNEVSFLKKGTDQIEITAFGVTKWNSILYLAERMMIRRSEIAVIGVDEDDEEVVREAGIGIVMGDAPENVKQAADWITRTKEDDGIAYVIKELLRHQRRSAEEEVNKFD; this is encoded by the coding sequence ATGGCTTACCGTTTATTAGCAATTAATATAGATGCATTTGCCGGCCAAAATAAAGGGCGGATAACAAGGTCCACAAAGGATGCAATTCATTATGCCCGCAAGAAAAAAGTATCGGTTTGTTTTTACTCCAACCGCGAATTGCCGTTTGTAAAGAAAACGGCAAAGTCTTTAATCCCGGAAAGCTGTTTGATTGCTCATAACGGGGCTTATATAGCTTCTGAGCTTGATAAGCCTGTTTATATTCAGCGGGTAAATGAAGAATCCACGCATGAAATGGTTCAATTTCTAGAGTCATTTGATTGCCGGATCACATTGTCGACTGAAAAATTTTCTGTCAGCAATAAAGGGAGAATGCCAGCGACGTTAGTCAAGCGCAGCATGTGGCAGCGCACTCAAAAGTTTCTTTACTCCCAATACTTCGTTAATTCCTTATCTGACCATTTATTTGAGGAGCCGATTTCACCTTTGTCCATTCAGGTCACTTTCTTTAAATTTGGAGAAAGAGACGAGGTATGGCAGGCATTGAAAAATATGTTCAACGAAGTATCTTTTCTTAAGAAAGGAACAGATCAAATCGAAATCACTGCTTTCGGAGTGACGAAATGGAACAGCATTTTATATTTGGCAGAAAGAATGATGATTCGCCGCTCGGAAATCGCTGTTATCGGTGTGGATGAAGATGATGAAGAGGTCGTAAGAGAAGCAGGCATCGGAATCGTTATGGGTGACGCACCGGAAAATGTTAAGCAAGCAGCTGACTGGATCACAAGGACAAAAGAAGATGACGGGATTGCTTATGTGATTAAAGAATTGCTTAGACATCAAAGAAGAAGCGCAGAGGAAGAAGTGAATAAATTCGATTAA
- a CDS encoding 2-isopropylmalate synthase, with protein MRKVEIFDTTLRDGEQTAGVNLNTLEKLEIAKQLERLGVDVIEAGFPAASKGDLEAVKLIANTVKNSSVTGLARAHQKDIDAAWEALKESAEPRIHVFLATSPIHREYKLKMSKDEVVERAVAAVKYAKAKFPKVQFSAEDACRTEPEFLARVTEAAIEAGATIINIPDTVGYITPKEIKELFMYLKSHVSNIDQAILSAHCHDDLGMATANSLAAIEGGAGQVEGTINGIGERAGNVALEEVAVALHIRNDFYGATTNLKLNEIKRTSSLVSKLTGMIVPANKAVIGDNAFAHESGIHQDGVLKEKTTYEIITPELIGVKSNKLVLGKLSGRHAFKNKAIDLGFDLTEERLNEAFRAFKDLADKKKEITDEDLFSILADKQTEAVDVSHYELNSIQVQYGTENIPTATISATLPNGMQVTEAATGSGSVEAIYNTLERLLDEPVKLHDYKINSVSAGRDALAEVYVRIKHKGIETSGRGTAQDVLEASARAYLNAVNRVLTLEAQQSEVQKVHI; from the coding sequence GTGCGAAAGGTTGAGATCTTTGACACAACGTTAAGAGATGGGGAACAGACAGCTGGTGTTAACTTAAACACTCTTGAGAAGTTAGAGATTGCCAAGCAGCTGGAAAGACTTGGGGTCGATGTCATTGAAGCGGGCTTTCCAGCCGCTTCAAAAGGCGACCTTGAAGCGGTTAAGCTGATTGCGAATACTGTGAAAAATAGTTCAGTTACTGGCCTTGCCCGTGCTCATCAAAAAGATATTGATGCAGCCTGGGAAGCACTAAAAGAGTCAGCGGAACCACGCATTCATGTCTTTTTAGCTACTTCACCTATTCATCGCGAATATAAGTTAAAAATGTCAAAAGATGAAGTTGTTGAAAGAGCAGTAGCAGCCGTTAAGTATGCGAAAGCAAAGTTTCCAAAAGTGCAGTTTTCCGCTGAAGATGCCTGCCGTACAGAACCAGAATTTTTGGCTCGTGTAACAGAGGCTGCCATTGAAGCCGGTGCAACAATTATTAATATCCCGGATACCGTCGGCTATATCACACCAAAAGAAATTAAAGAACTATTTATGTACTTAAAAAGCCACGTATCCAACATCGATCAAGCTATTTTGTCTGCTCATTGTCATGATGATCTCGGCATGGCAACAGCAAACTCATTAGCAGCCATCGAAGGAGGAGCCGGTCAAGTTGAAGGCACCATCAATGGAATCGGTGAGCGTGCTGGTAACGTAGCGCTTGAAGAAGTGGCTGTTGCTCTTCATATCCGTAATGATTTTTACGGTGCGACTACCAACTTGAAGTTAAATGAAATTAAGCGTACGAGCAGCCTCGTATCCAAGTTAACAGGCATGATCGTTCCTGCCAATAAAGCGGTTATTGGCGACAACGCTTTTGCTCATGAATCAGGCATCCATCAGGATGGCGTATTGAAAGAAAAAACGACTTATGAAATTATCACACCAGAGCTAATCGGTGTGAAGTCCAATAAACTCGTTCTTGGCAAGCTTTCTGGTCGTCATGCCTTTAAGAATAAAGCAATCGACCTCGGCTTTGATTTAACAGAAGAAAGATTAAACGAAGCATTTCGAGCATTTAAAGATTTGGCAGACAAGAAGAAGGAAATCACGGATGAAGATCTCTTCTCCATTCTTGCTGATAAACAAACAGAAGCAGTCGATGTTAGTCATTACGAGTTGAATAGCATTCAAGTTCAATATGGCACAGAAAATATTCCAACAGCTACTATTTCTGCTACGCTTCCAAACGGCATGCAAGTGACAGAGGCGGCCACTGGTTCAGGAAGCGTTGAAGCGATTTATAATACGCTTGAACGTTTGCTGGATGAACCAGTTAAACTGCACGATTACAAAATTAATTCAGTCAGTGCTGGTCGTGATGCTCTTGCTGAAGTGTATGTGCGCATTAAGCATAAAGGCATTGAAACGAGTGGGCGAGGTACAGCACAAGACGTTCTCGAAGCTTCTGCACGGGCTTATCTAAATGCTGTTAATCGGGTATTGACGTTAGAAGCACAGCAGTCAGAAGTACAGAAAGTACACATTTGA
- the leuD gene encoding 3-isopropylmalate dehydratase small subunit, protein MEAINKFNGIVCPLNRVNIDTDQIIPKQFLKRIERQGFGQFLFHHWRFDDAGNKREDFIMNQMQYENAEILVAGENFGCGSSREHAPWALLDYGFRVVIAPSFADIFYNNCVKNGILAIRLTEEEVSEIMEKAKEPGYRLFINLKEQDITDRKGFTAEFNIDPYWKEMLLNGWDEIAVTLNLDHEISNYEKKIEGVS, encoded by the coding sequence ATGGAAGCAATCAATAAATTTAACGGCATTGTCTGCCCTCTCAACCGTGTAAATATTGATACGGATCAAATTATTCCAAAACAGTTTTTAAAGCGGATTGAACGGCAGGGCTTTGGCCAGTTCTTGTTTCATCATTGGCGTTTTGATGATGCAGGAAATAAAAGAGAAGACTTCATCATGAATCAAATGCAATATGAAAATGCAGAAATTCTAGTAGCAGGAGAGAACTTCGGCTGCGGCTCTTCCCGTGAACATGCTCCGTGGGCGCTTCTTGATTATGGTTTCCGAGTCGTTATTGCTCCTAGCTTCGCCGATATTTTCTATAATAACTGTGTGAAAAACGGTATTTTGGCGATTCGCCTCACTGAAGAGGAAGTAAGTGAAATTATGGAAAAGGCAAAAGAGCCAGGCTATCGCTTGTTCATCAATTTAAAAGAACAGGATATTACTGATCGCAAAGGATTTACAGCTGAGTTTAATATCGATCCTTACTGGAAGGAAATGCTATTAAACGGTTGGGATGAGATTGCTGTTACACTCAATCTTGATCATGAGATCAGCAACTATGAGAAAAAAATCGAAGGTGTTAGTTAA
- the leuC gene encoding 3-isopropylmalate dehydratase large subunit, whose translation MAPKTIIEKIWEQHVVHREEGKPDLLYIDLHLVHEVTSPQAFEGLRMNNRKVRRPDLTYATMDHNVPTINRHIINDPISKTQMTTLEKNCKEFGIELADIHHPDQGIVHVIGPELGLTQPGKTIVCGDSHTSTHGAFGALSFGIGTSEVEHVLATQTLWQSRPKTLQIKVTGKLGFGVTAKDLILAVIAKYGVNAGTGYIMEYTGEAIRNLSMEERMTVCNMSIEAGARAGLISPDEKTIEYLRGRRYVPQGEAFEKAAERWLALATDEGAEYDVTLEIAGEEIEPQVTWGTNPSMGSGISASVPHPEQFERQADRESVARALDYMGLEAGTKLEDIPVDYVFIGSCTNSRLSDLRAAAEVAKGRKVQEGITAIVVPGSQTVKQVAEAEGLDKIFTEAGFEWRESGCSMCLAMNDDIVPAGKRCASTSNRNFEGRQGNGSKTHLVSPSMAAAAAVTGKFTDVRKLAKVHQ comes from the coding sequence ATGGCACCAAAAACAATTATTGAAAAGATATGGGAACAGCATGTAGTACACCGAGAAGAGGGAAAACCGGATCTTTTATATATTGATCTTCACTTAGTGCACGAAGTTACCTCTCCGCAAGCATTTGAAGGCCTGCGTATGAATAACCGCAAAGTGCGTCGTCCGGACTTAACGTATGCTACGATGGATCATAATGTTCCGACGATTAACCGCCACATTATCAATGATCCAATTTCAAAAACACAAATGACTACTCTTGAGAAAAACTGTAAAGAGTTTGGGATTGAACTAGCCGATATTCATCATCCTGATCAAGGGATCGTCCATGTTATTGGGCCAGAACTTGGTTTAACACAACCGGGAAAAACGATTGTATGCGGCGATAGTCATACTTCTACACATGGTGCTTTCGGTGCTCTATCATTTGGTATCGGTACAAGTGAAGTAGAACATGTACTTGCTACGCAAACTCTTTGGCAATCCCGCCCTAAAACTTTACAAATTAAAGTAACAGGAAAGCTTGGTTTTGGAGTAACGGCAAAAGACTTAATCCTGGCTGTTATTGCAAAATACGGTGTGAATGCAGGGACAGGCTATATTATGGAATATACAGGCGAAGCGATTCGCAATTTGTCCATGGAAGAAAGAATGACTGTCTGCAACATGTCTATTGAAGCAGGAGCACGTGCTGGGTTGATTAGTCCAGACGAGAAAACGATTGAATACTTGCGGGGGCGCCGCTATGTTCCTCAAGGAGAAGCGTTTGAAAAAGCCGCAGAACGCTGGCTGGCACTCGCAACAGATGAGGGAGCAGAGTATGATGTAACGCTTGAAATTGCTGGAGAAGAGATTGAACCGCAAGTAACCTGGGGAACAAATCCTTCAATGGGTAGTGGCATTAGCGCTTCTGTGCCTCATCCTGAGCAGTTTGAACGCCAGGCAGATCGTGAATCAGTTGCCCGGGCATTAGATTATATGGGGCTTGAGGCTGGCACAAAGCTGGAGGATATTCCTGTAGATTACGTATTTATTGGTTCTTGTACAAACTCGAGGCTCAGTGATTTACGGGCAGCTGCCGAGGTAGCGAAAGGAAGAAAAGTTCAGGAAGGAATTACGGCTATTGTTGTCCCTGGATCGCAAACAGTGAAACAAGTCGCAGAAGCAGAAGGCTTAGATAAAATTTTTACCGAGGCGGGGTTTGAATGGCGCGAGTCAGGCTGTAGCATGTGTCTGGCGATGAATGATGATATCGTTCCGGCCGGCAAACGTTGTGCGTCTACCTCAAACCGCAACTTTGAGGGACGTCAGGGCAATGGTTCAAAAACACACTTAGTGAGCCCGTCGATGGCAGCAGCGGCAGCAGTCACTGGAAAGTTTACCGATGTGCGCAAATTAGCTAAAGTGCATCAATAA
- a CDS encoding alpha/beta-type small acid-soluble spore protein, which translates to MANNSNNNQLLVAGAQQAIDQMKFEIASEFGVQLGADSTSRSNGSVGGEITKRLVAMAQQQMSGFQQR; encoded by the coding sequence ATGGCAAACAACAGCAATAACAACCAACTTCTAGTTGCAGGAGCTCAACAAGCTATCGATCAAATGAAATTCGAAATCGCTTCTGAGTTCGGCGTACAACTTGGCGCAGATTCTACATCTCGTTCTAACGGTTCTGTAGGTGGAGAAATCACAAAGCGTCTTGTAGCAATGGCTCAACAACAAATGAGCGGCTTCCAACAACGATAA
- a CDS encoding YheE family protein: MLLHFQYKPLYKEKKLPGWNFSFYHKKQRLLGNYLPDGTIEWLSTVPEETERKQLEQQIHDLMLYHVYDN; the protein is encoded by the coding sequence ATGTTGCTGCATTTTCAATATAAACCGCTTTATAAAGAAAAAAAACTGCCCGGCTGGAACTTTTCTTTTTATCACAAAAAACAGCGTCTGCTAGGAAATTATCTTCCAGATGGGACGATTGAATGGCTTTCAACGGTCCCTGAAGAAACTGAGCGCAAACAACTAGAACAACAAATACATGATCTAATGCTTTATCATGTATACGACAATTAA
- a CDS encoding YlbF family regulator — protein sequence MAVNLYDLAYEMEKSLRESPEYTALRKLYEEVNANEEARGIFENFRNVQMRLQEKQMTGQDITEEEVQQAQKTMALVQQHGLISKLMEAEQRMSVAIADINKIIMKPLEEMYGTVENNF from the coding sequence ATGGCTGTAAATTTATATGATCTCGCATATGAAATGGAGAAGTCACTGCGTGAAAGTCCAGAATACACTGCACTGAGAAAATTATACGAAGAGGTAAATGCAAATGAAGAAGCAAGAGGAATCTTCGAAAATTTTCGTAATGTGCAGATGAGATTACAAGAGAAGCAAATGACGGGCCAAGATATTACTGAAGAAGAGGTACAGCAGGCTCAGAAGACTATGGCACTCGTTCAGCAGCATGGGCTCATCTCGAAATTGATGGAGGCTGAGCAAAGAATGAGCGTGGCTATTGCTGATATCAATAAAATCATCATGAAGCCGCTTGAAGAAATGTATGGTACGGTCGAAAATAATTTTTAA
- a CDS encoding DUF445 family protein: protein MAGEQRMNLFTLIVFMVVIGAAIGAITNAIAIRMLFRPYEAKYIGKWKLPFTPGLIPKRRGELARQIGKTVEEHLLTPESIERKLNEPDFRRDVTVMLQKEVKPLLAADQTVAEILEKLHFKEAEQRTERWIESWIDDKYNGIKNFYLHQTVRESLPAEWLDTAEEKIPDISRYILTKGIDYFSGFEGKWRVKRMTDDFLAEWGKFGSMLQMILGNTSLEDKIQPEIVKFLSSPGTKDLLNTLLSKEWEKLLDWKWEGVFQQFPDEKALAKGKSFILRQLDVPSLFQKPVAAFLQPFEEKIISEVIPSLVEKAGSIVATRIPVIMQKLRIGDIVREQVETFSLQRLEQLVLDIARSELKMITLLGGVLGGAIGLIQGLVVGLF, encoded by the coding sequence ATGGCAGGTGAACAGCGCATGAATTTATTTACATTAATTGTTTTTATGGTTGTGATCGGAGCCGCGATTGGAGCAATCACGAATGCTATTGCTATCCGAATGCTTTTTCGCCCTTATGAAGCTAAATATATCGGCAAGTGGAAATTACCATTTACACCGGGATTAATCCCTAAACGAAGAGGGGAGCTTGCCCGCCAAATTGGCAAGACCGTAGAAGAGCATCTGCTTACACCAGAGAGTATCGAGCGCAAGTTAAATGAACCAGACTTTCGTCGAGATGTAACTGTTATGCTGCAGAAAGAGGTCAAGCCATTGCTTGCTGCTGACCAGACAGTGGCGGAAATTTTGGAGAAGCTTCATTTTAAGGAAGCTGAACAAAGAACCGAGCGCTGGATTGAGAGCTGGATAGACGATAAATATAACGGTATTAAGAATTTCTATCTTCACCAAACGGTTAGAGAATCATTGCCAGCAGAATGGCTCGACACTGCAGAAGAAAAAATCCCTGATATCTCCCGTTATATTTTAACGAAAGGCATTGATTATTTTTCTGGCTTTGAAGGAAAATGGCGAGTTAAAAGAATGACGGATGACTTTCTGGCTGAATGGGGAAAATTTGGCAGCATGCTGCAAATGATCTTAGGCAACACGTCGCTTGAGGACAAGATCCAGCCAGAAATAGTGAAATTTTTAAGCAGCCCAGGAACGAAAGACTTACTGAACACCCTGTTGTCAAAAGAGTGGGAGAAATTGCTTGACTGGAAATGGGAGGGCGTCTTTCAACAATTTCCTGATGAAAAAGCCCTGGCGAAAGGAAAGAGCTTTATTTTACGCCAGTTAGATGTGCCTTCTTTATTTCAAAAGCCAGTTGCAGCTTTTTTACAGCCTTTTGAAGAGAAGATCATAAGCGAAGTTATTCCTTCCCTCGTGGAAAAGGCAGGATCAATTGTTGCAACACGCATACCGGTCATTATGCAAAAACTACGGATCGGTGATATTGTTCGCGAGCAAGTGGAGACTTTTTCTCTTCAACGCCTTGAACAGCTCGTATTGGATATTGCCCGCAGTGAGTTAAAGATGATTACTCTCCTAGGAGGCGTGCTTGGAGGGGCCATCGGTCTAATTCAAGGACTTGTTGTTGGTTTGTTTTAG